In the Clostridium sporogenes genome, one interval contains:
- the fliP gene encoding flagellar type III secretion system pore protein FliP (The bacterial flagellar biogenesis protein FliP forms a type III secretion system (T3SS)-type pore required for flagellar assembly.), which yields MKRRNNKIMLMVLMALGIVFFCSMKAYAAPQNTIPIPKINISVDNANNPTEYVDNIKLLIMLTVLTLLPSFIVMMTSFVRTIVVFGFLRNAMGTQQSPPNQVMIGLALFLTLFIMKPVYTEINTKAIQPYMKNKITQEQAVEIGAKPLRQFMLKQTRQKDLKLFVDLAKPNFKVTKDNAPLDIVVPAFIISELKTAFQIGFLLFIPFLIIDLVVASVLMSMGMFMLPPVMISLPFKLLLFVMVDGWYLLVKSLVMSFG from the coding sequence ATGAAAAGAAGAAATAACAAAATAATGCTTATGGTTTTAATGGCTTTAGGTATAGTATTTTTTTGTTCTATGAAAGCCTATGCAGCTCCACAAAATACCATACCTATACCCAAAATAAATATTTCTGTAGATAATGCTAATAATCCAACAGAGTATGTAGATAATATAAAACTATTAATAATGCTAACTGTATTAACATTATTGCCGTCTTTCATAGTAATGATGACAAGTTTTGTAAGAACAATTGTGGTATTTGGATTTTTAAGAAATGCTATGGGAACACAACAATCTCCACCTAATCAGGTAATGATTGGTCTTGCACTTTTTTTAACTTTATTTATAATGAAGCCTGTATATACTGAAATAAATACTAAGGCTATACAACCTTATATGAAAAATAAAATTACTCAAGAGCAGGCAGTAGAAATAGGGGCCAAGCCTCTTAGACAATTTATGTTAAAACAAACAAGACAAAAGGACTTAAAATTATTTGTAGATTTGGCCAAGCCAAATTTTAAGGTAACTAAAGATAATGCGCCTTTGGATATAGTAGTACCTGCATTTATAATAAGTGAACTTAAGACAGCTTTCCAAATAGGATTTTTATTATTTATTCCATTTTTAATTATAGATTTGGTAGTAGCTAGTGTGCTTATGTCTATGGGTATGTTTATGTTGCCACCGGTTATGATATCCCTACCTTTTAAACTTTTGTTGTTTGTAATGGTAGATGGATGGTACCTTCTTGTAAAATCTTTAGTGATGAGTTTTGGTTAG
- a CDS encoding fused FliR family export protein/FlhB family type III secretion system protein: MISAAYATAIILVSFRLFIFFSMVPIFFPKGTPVIGKVSLALIIAYMLVGSIDISTVNTINNSTSLIFNIINEILAGAILGYITNSAFVCARYAGNMMDLQVGFAMMTMFDPSTNSNVTFLERILYWFSTIVFFLIDGHHMLIRALVESFNVIKLGAFFLNQEGIKHVINVFIQYFYISIKIAVPIVFIILITDLTLGLVARTVPQLNIMILGLPIKIIVGLTAFVFALPLFLKVLNSAFDMLPDAIRGFYKTIPVLIIFASEEKTEEATPRKKMDARKKGQVAKSKELALAFTLLACTLVLIALGEYGANELKETMAGFLNNYLNMELNYNNLNSLAILTILRVGKIVLPVALPIMCFGIAANYLQTGFLFTKEPLKPDFKKLNPINGFKRMFSLRTVMELLKDLTIITVVGVVGYEFLKDNYLKILNLGTLKPWDMITGLLSLAISIFFRITLIMLFIAVADYVYQKYQYNKDLKMTKQEVKEEYKQDEGDPQIKSKIKQKQREMAMQRMMQEVPKATVVVTNPTHIAVALRYEKGDNAPKVVAKGADYVAIRIKDIAKNNEVPVIENKPLARLMYDKIEIDSEVPHDMYEAVAEILAIVYSLKKKK, from the coding sequence TTGATAAGTGCAGCCTATGCTACAGCCATAATTTTAGTTTCTTTTAGGCTTTTTATTTTTTTTAGTATGGTACCTATATTTTTCCCAAAAGGAACCCCTGTAATAGGCAAGGTATCATTAGCTTTAATCATAGCTTATATGCTAGTTGGCTCTATAGATATTAGTACTGTAAATACTATAAATAATTCTACTTCATTAATATTTAATATTATTAATGAAATTTTAGCAGGAGCTATTTTGGGATATATAACCAATTCAGCTTTTGTTTGTGCTAGATATGCTGGTAATATGATGGATCTTCAAGTAGGATTCGCTATGATGACTATGTTTGACCCTAGCACTAATAGTAATGTAACCTTTTTAGAGAGAATATTATATTGGTTTAGTACTATCGTATTTTTCTTAATAGATGGCCATCATATGCTTATAAGGGCTTTAGTGGAAAGTTTTAATGTTATAAAATTAGGAGCATTTTTTCTAAATCAAGAGGGTATAAAGCATGTTATAAATGTTTTTATACAATATTTTTATATAAGCATCAAAATAGCAGTACCTATTGTATTTATTATACTTATAACGGACCTTACTTTAGGATTAGTAGCTAGAACAGTACCTCAATTAAATATAATGATTTTAGGACTTCCTATTAAAATAATAGTTGGACTTACTGCTTTTGTATTTGCATTACCTTTATTTTTAAAAGTTTTAAATTCTGCTTTTGATATGTTGCCAGATGCTATAAGAGGTTTTTATAAAACAATACCTGTTTTAATTATTTTTGCATCAGAAGAGAAAACAGAGGAAGCTACCCCTCGTAAAAAAATGGATGCAAGAAAAAAAGGGCAAGTAGCTAAAAGTAAAGAGTTAGCCCTTGCGTTTACTTTATTAGCTTGTACTTTAGTGCTAATAGCATTAGGAGAATATGGAGCTAATGAACTTAAAGAAACTATGGCAGGATTTTTAAATAATTATCTTAATATGGAGTTAAATTACAATAATTTAAATTCTTTGGCCATATTAACAATTTTGCGTGTAGGTAAAATTGTTTTACCTGTAGCTTTGCCAATTATGTGTTTTGGTATAGCTGCTAATTATCTGCAAACAGGATTCTTATTCACAAAGGAACCTTTAAAACCAGATTTTAAAAAATTAAATCCTATAAATGGTTTTAAAAGAATGTTCTCACTAAGAACTGTAATGGAACTTTTAAAGGATTTGACTATAATAACTGTTGTAGGTGTTGTAGGTTATGAATTTTTAAAGGATAATTATTTAAAAATATTAAATTTAGGAACCTTAAAACCTTGGGATATGATAACAGGACTATTATCTCTTGCTATATCTATATTTTTTAGGATAACTTTGATTATGCTTTTTATAGCTGTGGCAGATTATGTATATCAAAAATATCAATATAATAAAGATTTAAAAATGACAAAGCAGGAAGTTAAAGAAGAGTATAAACAAGATGAAGGAGATCCTCAGATTAAATCAAAGATAAAACAAAAGCAAAGAGAAATGGCTATGCAAAGAATGATGCAGGAAGTTCCTAAGGCTACGGTAGTAGTTACGAATCCTACTCATATAGCTGTAGCATTAAGATATGAAAAAGGAGATAATGCACCTAAAGTTGTAGCTAAGGGAGCAGATTATGTTGCTATAAGAATAAAAGATATAGCTAAAAATAATGAAGTACCTGTAATAGAAAACAAACCTTTAGCAAGATTAATGTATGATAAAATAGAAATTGATTCAGAAGTGCCACATGATATGTACGAAGCAGTAGCAGAAATATTAGCTATAGTCTATTCTTTAAAAAAGAAAAAATAA
- a CDS encoding MinD/ParA family protein: protein MLDQAEKLRQLVNDKDKSVNPPKIITVTSGKGGVGKSNFVVNLAITLQKMGKKVLILDADIGMGNDDVLMGVMPKYSIYDIIFNNKTIEQVLIKGPFGVKLLPAGTAITNLEGITEEQIERFIKNLSTLEELDYIIMDTGAGVNRSVLGFISCSEELIILTTPEPTAITDAYSLLKAVSHFNIKQNAKLVINKTIDDQDGKITYNKFKNAVNKFLHIDLEYLGCIQEDRKAIQAVRRQIPFVIVYPNCNASKDIISIAKNILGNSKIYNDNVSVERFFKKLFSIFS, encoded by the coding sequence ATGCTAGACCAGGCAGAAAAACTTAGGCAATTAGTAAATGATAAGGATAAAAGTGTAAACCCACCTAAAATAATTACAGTAACATCTGGTAAAGGAGGAGTTGGAAAAAGTAACTTTGTAGTTAATTTGGCTATAACTCTTCAAAAGATGGGAAAAAAAGTGTTAATATTGGATGCAGATATAGGAATGGGAAATGATGATGTATTAATGGGGGTTATGCCAAAGTATAGTATATATGATATTATATTTAATAATAAGACTATAGAACAGGTTTTAATAAAGGGCCCCTTTGGAGTTAAGTTGCTTCCTGCTGGTACTGCTATAACGAATTTAGAAGGTATAACTGAAGAGCAAATAGAAAGATTTATTAAAAATCTTTCCACTTTAGAAGAATTAGATTATATAATAATGGATACAGGTGCAGGGGTAAACAGAAGTGTATTAGGATTTATATCTTGTTCAGAGGAACTTATAATTTTAACTACACCAGAACCTACAGCTATAACGGATGCTTATAGTTTATTAAAGGCTGTATCTCATTTTAATATAAAACAAAATGCAAAATTAGTTATAAATAAGACTATAGATGATCAGGATGGAAAAATTACATATAATAAATTTAAAAATGCTGTAAATAAATTTTTACATATAGATTTAGAATACTTAGGGTGTATTCAAGAAGATAGAAAGGCAATACAAGCAGTTAGGAGACAAATACCTTTTGTAATAGTCTATCCAAATTGTAATGCATCTAAGGACATAATAAGTATTGCTAAAAATATATTAGGTAATAGTAAAATTTATAATGACAATGTAAGTGTAGAAAGATTTTTTAAAAAATTATTCAGTATATTTTCTTAG
- the flhF gene encoding flagellar biosynthesis protein FlhF, translated as MKIKKYVVNDMNEAMTKIRYELGADAIIISQRKVRRGGFLGLFSKKSLEVTAAIDNYSKGKKHNYNTEYKVNNENNIEIIKKMIEERNNNAKFNSNINSDTNVSDRYKEIVISKNDKFENKSIKEKDTTETKALMDEIRGLKTIVENMGKNQKSNKDEDSSLMKFLKDMDLEEELIENIIKKVRNLEDNIDEGEKIKRVIEDNIEIKLNSVGKITVLVGPTGVGKTTTIAKLAGKLALIDKKKVGLITIDTYRIGAVEQLKTYADIMNIPFKVVFSIKDMEKAITDLQYCDVILVDTTGRSSKNMMQISELRAFIEKIKEKSVHLVISASTKNKDIETIIKGYNVLEYENIIITKLDETSTYGSILTILDEAKKPISFITTGQDVPDDIKEGNEEEIAKIILGENKLC; from the coding sequence ATGAAAATAAAGAAGTATGTAGTTAATGATATGAATGAAGCTATGACTAAGATTCGTTATGAACTTGGAGCAGATGCTATAATAATAAGTCAAAGGAAAGTAAGAAGAGGAGGCTTTTTAGGCCTCTTTTCTAAAAAATCTTTAGAAGTTACTGCAGCTATTGATAATTATTCAAAGGGAAAAAAACACAATTATAATACTGAATATAAAGTTAATAATGAAAATAATATAGAAATTATTAAAAAGATGATAGAAGAAAGAAATAACAATGCTAAATTTAATAGTAATATAAATTCCGATACTAATGTATCGGATAGATATAAAGAAATTGTAATATCTAAAAATGATAAATTTGAAAATAAGTCTATAAAAGAAAAAGATACTACAGAAACAAAAGCTTTAATGGATGAAATTAGAGGTTTAAAGACTATAGTTGAAAATATGGGGAAAAATCAAAAATCTAACAAAGATGAGGATTCTTCATTAATGAAGTTTTTAAAAGATATGGATTTGGAAGAAGAACTTATTGAAAATATAATAAAAAAAGTACGTAATTTAGAGGATAATATAGATGAAGGAGAGAAAATAAAAAGAGTAATAGAAGATAATATAGAGATTAAATTAAATTCTGTAGGAAAGATTACTGTTTTAGTAGGACCTACAGGTGTAGGGAAAACTACAACTATTGCAAAGCTCGCTGGTAAGCTTGCTTTAATAGATAAAAAGAAGGTTGGACTTATAACTATAGATACATATAGAATAGGTGCAGTAGAACAACTAAAGACTTATGCGGATATTATGAATATTCCATTTAAAGTAGTATTTTCTATAAAGGATATGGAAAAGGCTATTACAGATTTACAGTATTGTGATGTTATATTAGTAGATACTACAGGTAGAAGTAGTAAGAATATGATGCAAATATCAGAGTTAAGGGCTTTTATAGAAAAAATAAAAGAAAAATCTGTTCATTTAGTAATAAGTGCATCTACTAAGAATAAAGACATAGAAACTATAATAAAAGGGTATAATGTTTTAGAATATGAAAATATAATAATAACAAAACTAGATGAAACTAGTACTTATGGTTCAATTTTAACTATATTAGATGAAGCTAAAAAACCTATCAGTTTTATAACCACAGGTCAAGATGTACCAGATGATATAAAGGAAGGAAACGAAGAAGAAATAGCAAAGATTATATTAGGAGAGAATAAATTATGCTAG
- the fliQ gene encoding flagellar biosynthesis protein FliQ has product MSENMVMGIIKDAIQTGLLVSAPILIISILVGLIISIFQATTQIQEQTLTFVPKLIAVALIGLLTGSWMLHQLLAFTERIFAMITQIIK; this is encoded by the coding sequence ATGAGCGAAAATATGGTTATGGGTATTATAAAAGATGCCATTCAAACAGGTCTTTTAGTATCTGCGCCAATTTTAATAATATCTATATTAGTAGGTCTTATAATAAGTATATTTCAAGCTACAACACAGATTCAAGAACAAACCTTAACTTTTGTTCCAAAGCTTATAGCTGTAGCTTTAATAGGTCTTTTAACTGGTAGCTGGATGTTACATCAATTATTAGCCTTTACAGAAAGAATTTTTGCAATGATAACTCAGATTATAAAATAA
- a CDS encoding flagellar brake domain-containing protein produces MNNKDEFKINNKVEIEWEDGYYKSIIQDINEDTIYISIPASGSKYLPLNYNDKITVFYFNGEKIFKFKTIVTGRKIDKILLIALKKPQKMNRIQRRNFVRISLILKTYAALIDSKRDLEEICCGNKCNTQFDFFEADIVDISGGGLKISTKKEIDFEEEIIVNIPFGDENIAIKGKIIRKQKEKEKYTYGVKFLDIDVLTREKIIKFIFSKMRKQAHRL; encoded by the coding sequence TTGAATAATAAAGATGAATTTAAGATTAATAATAAGGTAGAAATAGAGTGGGAAGATGGCTATTATAAGAGTATTATACAAGATATAAATGAAGATACCATTTATATAAGTATACCTGCTAGTGGAAGTAAATATTTACCCTTGAACTATAATGATAAAATAACTGTTTTTTATTTTAATGGTGAAAAGATATTTAAATTTAAAACTATAGTAACAGGAAGAAAAATAGATAAAATACTGCTTATAGCTTTAAAAAAACCACAAAAAATGAATAGAATACAAAGAAGAAATTTTGTAAGAATAAGTTTGATTTTAAAAACTTACGCTGCACTAATAGATAGCAAAAGAGATTTAGAAGAAATTTGTTGTGGAAATAAATGCAATACTCAATTTGATTTCTTTGAAGCTGATATTGTAGATATAAGTGGTGGGGGATTAAAAATTTCTACTAAAAAAGAAATAGATTTTGAAGAAGAAATTATAGTAAATATTCCTTTTGGTGATGAGAATATAGCTATAAAAGGTAAAATAATTAGAAAACAGAAGGAAAAAGAAAAGTATACCTATGGAGTTAAATTTTTAGATATAGATGTATTAACTAGAGAAAAAATAATAAAATTTATTTTTTCTAAAATGAGAAAACAGGCACATAGGTTATAG
- the flhA gene encoding flagellar biosynthesis protein FlhA gives MEGTNKRFNIKNNIDIIAAFGVVGIVLMIIIPLPSGLLDILLALNITLSVVIILITMFTTEVLQFSSFPTLLLITTLFRLGLNISSTRLILRDAYAGKIIETFGSLVTGGNYVIGIIIFLIIVIIQFVVITSGASRVSEVSARFTLDAMPGKQMSIDADLNAGLIDEQGAKQKRQNLQREADFYGSMDGASKFVKGDAVAGLIITFINIIAGIIIGVVMLKMDIGTAAQTYIRLTIGDGLVGQVPALLISTASGILVTRSGSDENLGTVLSKQLTGFPKVLAIASVVLLFLAMIPGLPHLAFLILAIANAIAAYLLFKEEKEHVIMQEEAEQMEITEIESKEPENVMNLVSVEPMEVEIGYGLIPLADESSGGDLLQRITSVRRQCAIEMGVVVQPIRIRDNLQLKTNEYIIKIRGTTIAKGELMPNMLLCMDPTGEVEIPGIKGIEPAFGLPAIWINKDQREEAELKGLTVVDPTTVMVTHLTEIIKNHSYELLGRQEVKLIIDSMKDKYSAVTEELIPDLMTIGEIQKVLQNLLKERVSIKDMVTILESLADNSRNTKDIEVLTEYVRFSLARSICNPLIDENSSLGVITLDPNIEQTINNNIQKSMQGSFPAIDPDTTSSILNGLKQKLDEVYFYNNQAVVLVSPNIRPAFRRLIEMVFPAVNVLSLNEVPNDVEIRTEGVVTLQ, from the coding sequence GTGGAAGGTACTAATAAAAGATTTAACATAAAAAACAATATAGATATTATTGCAGCTTTTGGAGTTGTAGGAATTGTATTAATGATAATAATACCACTTCCTTCTGGACTTTTAGATATACTCTTAGCTCTTAATATAACTCTTTCTGTAGTTATAATCTTAATTACTATGTTTACTACAGAAGTTCTTCAATTTTCATCTTTCCCAACCCTATTATTGATAACTACTCTTTTTAGGTTAGGGCTGAATATTTCTTCTACAAGGCTTATATTAAGAGATGCTTATGCAGGAAAAATAATAGAAACCTTTGGAAGCCTTGTTACAGGTGGAAACTATGTTATAGGTATAATAATATTTCTTATTATAGTTATAATACAATTTGTAGTTATAACTAGTGGTGCATCAAGAGTATCAGAGGTTTCTGCTAGATTTACTTTAGATGCTATGCCAGGAAAACAAATGAGTATAGACGCGGATTTAAATGCAGGACTTATAGATGAACAAGGAGCAAAACAAAAAAGACAAAATCTTCAAAGGGAAGCAGATTTTTATGGATCTATGGATGGTGCTTCTAAATTTGTAAAGGGAGATGCAGTAGCAGGACTTATAATAACATTTATAAATATAATTGCAGGTATAATAATAGGAGTTGTAATGCTAAAAATGGATATAGGTACAGCAGCTCAAACTTACATAAGACTTACTATAGGAGATGGACTTGTAGGACAAGTACCAGCCCTTTTAATATCTACAGCTTCTGGTATATTAGTTACTAGATCTGGAAGTGATGAGAATTTAGGAACCGTTTTAAGTAAACAATTAACAGGATTCCCAAAGGTTTTAGCTATAGCATCTGTAGTACTTTTATTTTTAGCTATGATTCCAGGACTTCCTCATTTAGCCTTTTTAATATTAGCAATAGCTAATGCAATAGCTGCTTATCTTTTATTTAAAGAAGAAAAAGAACATGTTATTATGCAAGAAGAAGCAGAGCAAATGGAAATTACAGAAATAGAAAGTAAAGAACCAGAAAATGTTATGAATCTAGTATCTGTAGAACCTATGGAAGTGGAAATAGGATATGGACTTATACCTTTAGCAGATGAATCTTCAGGAGGAGATCTTCTTCAAAGAATAACTTCTGTAAGAAGACAATGTGCTATTGAAATGGGAGTAGTTGTTCAACCTATAAGAATAAGAGATAATTTGCAGCTTAAGACTAATGAATATATAATAAAAATTAGAGGTACAACAATAGCAAAAGGAGAACTTATGCCTAATATGCTTCTTTGTATGGATCCTACAGGGGAAGTAGAAATACCAGGAATAAAAGGTATAGAGCCAGCCTTTGGACTTCCAGCAATATGGATTAATAAAGATCAAAGAGAAGAGGCAGAACTAAAGGGATTAACGGTTGTAGATCCTACTACAGTTATGGTTACTCATTTAACTGAAATAATAAAAAATCATTCATACGAACTTTTAGGAAGACAGGAAGTAAAATTAATAATAGATTCTATGAAGGACAAATATAGTGCAGTTACAGAGGAGCTTATACCAGATCTTATGACTATAGGGGAAATTCAAAAGGTTCTTCAAAATTTATTAAAAGAAAGAGTATCTATAAAGGATATGGTTACTATATTGGAATCTTTAGCGGATAATTCTAGAAACACAAAGGATATAGAAGTTTTAACGGAATATGTAAGATTCTCTTTAGCTAGAAGCATATGCAACCCATTAATAGATGAAAATAGTTCATTAGGTGTAATCACTTTAGATCCCAATATTGAGCAAACTATAAATAATAATATACAAAAATCTATGCAAGGTTCTTTTCCAGCTATAGATCCAGATACTACCAGTAGCATATTAAATGGATTAAAACAAAAATTAGATGAAGTGTATTTTTATAATAATCAAGCAGTGGTTTTAGTATCACCAAATATAAGACCAGCTTTTAGAAGGCTTATAGAGATGGTATTTCCAGCAGTAAATGTACTTTCGTTAAATGAAGTACCTAACGATGTGGAAATAAGAACCGAAGGAGTTGTTACACTACAATGA